TGCCGGGATTTGGTTCTGTACAAAATCCAATAAACATGATGGAACATGAACATGATTCTGCTGGGAGATTAATGGAAAAAATTAAAGAGCTTAGCAATAACTTTACTCCGCCGTCTACTGCTTGTAATACTTACCGTGTATCGTTTGCTAAATTGCAAGAGTATCAGGATGATCTACATCAACACATTCATTTGGAAAATAATATTTTATTTCCAAAAGCAATTGCACTCGAAAAGGAACTACTAGGATAATAGAATCAACTAAACTGTTGCGATTTTTGGTTATCCTTGTAAAGAGTAAATTCAAATTAAAATTATTGAGGAATTATTGTCTTTAAAAGTGTAACTCTCTTGAATAGATGGTTTGGTAAGTCTTATTTCCTGTTTTTAAAATATGAACTTAATTTGTAGAAATATTTAACCAATGAAGAAAATAGCATTATCAATTATCGCGCTTGCAACCATTTTTACATTTTGCACAGAGCCGAAGGAAGAGGCAAAAGGTAAAAATTCTACAACTAAAGATACAACCTTGCTTTATTTTGGTGATACCATTTCTGTAGAAGGTGCAGTTGCTGCAAGCGAATTAGTAAATCAACTGACTGGTAAGGATTCTTTATATATTAAATTAACAGGTGTTATTGATGAAGTGTGCCAGAAAAAAGGTTGTTGGATGACTTTGGATATTGGAAATGGGATGGAGATGAGAGTAAGTTTTAAAGATTATGGTTTTTTTATGCCAAAAGATGCATCCGGTAAAACGGTTATTATTGACGGATATGCTTACAATGATACCATTCCTGTAGAACAACTTCGTCATTATGCTGAGGATGCCGGTGAATCAAAAGAAGAAATTGCAAAAATTGTAGCACCCGAAATAAGTATTTCCTTCGAAGCGAATGGGGTTATCATTAAAAAATAGCATTTCATTCATCAGCATTTTATTAATAGGGTTGAACCTATGGTTTTGTAAGAACGAAAACGCAAAAGTAGTTGAGGATACAACAACGGATAAGAATTGCGTGAATTTGGATTTGAATCCGAATGGGAGTAGCGAATTATCTTTGTTAATGCGCGATATGCTGAATCACGCTGAATCGATGAAAGAAAGCGTATTGGCCGGAAAATGGCCATCAGAATTTCCAGAAAAGTTTAAAGAAATACATACAGCAATACCAACGGATGAGTTTACTAAAAGGAACACGTTTGATGGCTTTGCGAAAAATTATTTGGATTGTATAAAGGCATTAAATGAAATGAATCAAGGTAATCTAATAGAAAAATATAACAACGTTATACAGGCTTGTGAGAGTTGTCATTCCGAACATTGTCCCGGGCCATTAAAAATTATTCGTAAGCTCAAAATCAATTAGATTTCTAAGATTCGCGATTTTAATAAATCGGTTTCATCCTTCTACCGTTAAATGTTCATTATTTCGGGGCTTAACCAGAGTTTGGATTTGGTGTTATTCATGTGAACTAAACGCGTTCATTGACTAATACTGAATTAGTTATAATCGCATAAAAAACATGATAAAAAGCAGTATGTTTAAATATGAATAACGCTTTTAAGATTGTAAATTTGCTTTCAATGCATGAACAATTCCATATAATTGCCTTTGTTTTATTTTTTACCATTGCTGCTTTGTATTCTTCAATTGGGCATGCCGGAGCTTCGGGTTATTTGGCAGTTATGGCATTATTGTCTTTTACACCAGAGAGTATAAAGCCTACATCATTAATTTTAAATATTATTGTAGCAGCAATCGCGTCTTTTAAGTTTATATCTGCCGGATATTTTGACAGAAAAATATTTTTCTCACTAATTATTTTTTCGATACCTGCATCGTTTTTTGGAGGTTATCTTTCTTTAAGTCCGATTTATTTCAAATTAATTTCAGGTATATTTTTAATCGTCGCAGCTTTTTTGCTTTTAGTAAAAAAAAATATTAAAGCAGATGAAATTAAAGAAGTTAAAAGCTTAATTATGTGGAGCGCTTTGCTTGGAAGTTTAATTGGATTTCTTTCAGGAATTATTGGTGTAGGAGGAGGAATATTTTTAACGCCTTTATTATTAGTACTAGGTTGGACAAAAGTTAAGAATGCCTCAGGGATTTCTGCATTATTTATTTTATTCAACTCAATATCAGGTCTTATGGGTCATATGAGCGCAGTAAAAAATGTTGATAGCAAAATTGGGTATTGGGTGATAGCTGTGGTTATTGGAGGATTTATCGGTTCTTATTTAGGAAGTAAAAGATTTAATAACAAAGTTATTTTATATTGCCTTTTTGTAATACTTCTAACGGCTGGATTAAAGTTTATTTTTATAGATACCATGAAATAAATAAACTAATTTTTGTTGCTAACTGTTAGCTTTTGATTATTTAATCCCAAATGTCTGAACTATACCCAACCATATTATTGTGTTTTTGTTTTTAAATTTATTATCGTGCTGTAAAACGTAGTTTAAATTAATTACCAATTTTTTATTTAACTTATAGCCTATACCTACAAGTATTCTGTTTTGATCAAAAAATGTAACCTTATTAATAGTTGAATAAAATATTTCATTTCCGAATTGAGAATAAATAGTTTTTTCAGTAATTGTTTTGTGATTTAAAGGAATGGAAAATAATAATCGATAACGATATCTAAAATTAAAATCGCAAATGTTAGTTTCGAGAGAATGAAATTTACGTTGCTCTATTCTTGCTCGATGTGAAAGAATTAATTTTGAAATATTTTGAATAAATTGAATTTCTTGCCATCCTCGCCATTCTTCTTTGGTAATTCTTTCCATATTGTTTTGATTAAAATAAGCTGCGCCTGCTGTAAATGAAAGATTTTTATTTACGTAATAACTTATGCCAATCCTTCCTAAACTAGCCTGACGTAAAAAACCACTTGAATTAAAACGCAAGCCTACATCACCTGCCGCTTGCCATTTTGTAGAAATTTTTAGTTGACCGTAATATTGAAGCCACAACTTGTCGCTCACATTATTGTTAGAATTTTGCGAATAGCTTAGGCATGGAAAAAGTATGCATGCGATTATTATTTGTTTGTAGCGCAACATTATTATTTTTTTGGGCGAAATACTTTTATTATTTCATCGTTTGTAGAAATATACGGGCCATTAATTAAATCAATGCAATAGGGTACAGCAGGAAAAACGGCATCTAAACATTCTCGAATAGATTTTGGTTTGCCAGGCAAATTTATAATTAATGAATTACCTCTGATGCCCGCCGTTTGTCTAGATAAAATTGCAGTTGGTACATACTTCAAGCTTACCTGTCTCATCAATTCACCAAAACCGGGCATCATTTTGTTACATACCTTTTCCGTTGCTTCCGGTGTAACGTCTCTAACAGAAGGACCCGTACCTCCTGTTGTAACAATTAAACAACATTTCTCCTTGTCTGCCAACTCTATCAAAGTTGCCTCAATTGTTTTCTGATCATCGGGTATTAAACGATATACTTTTTTCCAACTATTCTTAATATAGGCGCTAAGCGTTTCTATTATGGCTTTACCTGACAAATCTTCATATACACCTGCGCTAGCTCGGTCAGACATAGTAACAATTCCTATTTTAATTTCTTCCATTTACGTGTCGTATTTTGATATGTCAGTTGTTTTATCCATCATTAATGCAAAAATATGTTTTGGGTTCACCACATAAATATCAATACCAAAGTTGATAATTTTTTTATCCTGTAAGGCCTTTAGATCATTATGATGTTTATTACCATATTCAAATACAAAAAAGGATTTGTCTCCAAAATAATCAAGCACTTTACTTACAACCATAATAGGCGTATCTGTAAATGTTTCTTTCTTATCTTCGAATTCACTATAATCGAATCCATATTCTTCTTTAAATATTTTAGATAACATTTCGTCATCTTCAAAAAATGGTCTAATGATTTTATTTCCCAAATAGCCATATTTTCGAACATCTTGTAGTTTTTATCAAAGTCTGTTACTGTCATTTTTCTTTTTTTATACCGTTTTCAAAATTTTCTTGTTTAATTAATTTTCCCTCACTATTATAGTTTTTAATGAATCCGTGTAGTGCGTCTTCATGAAATTGTCCTTCGCTTTTAAGTGTGCCATTGTCATTCCAATCGGTAAATTCTCCATTCAACTTATCATTGTCGTAATTTCTTTCATTTATAAGTATTCCATCGTTATTATACATTAACCATTTCCCATATCGTTTTCCTTTTTTAAAAAACCCTTCCATTTGGCGTTTACCATTTTGATAGAACCAAATCCAGCGTCCTTCGTTAAAACCATTTTCTCTTCGTCCATCATGCTTAATTTGTCCGTTATCATATTTATCGTTTTCTCCTAAGTTCGCATATTTGTAGAGGATATAAGTAAACACAATACTTAAAACAAAAATGCGATGGTATTTAAGTAATGGTTTGTATTTACGCCACTCGAATGCCATTACTTTTTATGTTTTAACATTTTAAATCCATGCAATACATATGGAAACAAAGCGTCAATAGTTTCTTTCGCACCATTTGTAGAACCCGGAATTGCCAGTATCATAGTTTGGTTAATAATACCGGAAAGTCCTCTAGAGAACATAGCATAAGGTGTACGGTTTTGTCCGTAGCTTCGAGCCCATTCCATAATTCCGGGGATTTCTGAATCCATCAATTCTTTTAGTGTTTCAGGTGTTTTATCCTTTTTTGTAAATCCGGTTCCTCCACTTACTATAATTAAATCAGTTTTATTTACATATTCTTTTATTTTGGAGGCCAACAAAATTTGATCATCAGGAATTATATCGTAAGCAATATTATTTAATTCATGTTTTTGAATAGCCTTTAAAATAATCTGCCCACCTTTATCTTCTTTTTTACCATTTGCAATAGAATCGGAAACAATTATTATAGCGGAATTTAATCCTTTACCGGAATCATTTCTGAAGTCAGTTTTTCCCCCACTTTTTTCAATTAATGCTATTTTTTCAATAGTAATGCCTTTGTCAATTGGCTTTAGCATGTCGTACATCGTCATTGCTACTACAGATGCACCGTACATGGCCTCTACTTCAACGCCCGTTTTATAAATGGTATGCACTTCAACCAGAATGCTAATTTGAAGTCCGTTTACGGTATGTTTAATTGTTGTAAATTCTATAGGTAATGGATGGCAATCGGGTATAACATCACTTGTTTTTTTAACAGCAAACAAACCGGCTGTTTTTGACATTTCAAATACATCACCTTTTGGTACTTGTTTATTGACAATTGCATCAATGGTTTTTTGTGAACTAACAAGCACAATGGCTTGGGCGATTGCACTACGTTGCGTGTTTATTTTTGAAAGAATATCAACCATAATTATTTATTTACTTTCCAGGTATGTGTTTTATTTTCGAATATTTCTTGTCCCCAAATAGGAACTTCTTTTTTTAATCTTTCAACTATATATTTACATGCTTTAAAGCTATCCTCACGGTGTTGACAGGTTACAATAACCATCAAACATATTTCTCCTTTTTTTACAGTTTCAAGGCTATGTAAAATATTTACATGATTAAGACCAATTTCTTTTTTAGCATCAATGGCAATTTGATGAAATATTTGTTTAGCCATTTCAACATTGGATGTATAATGTATAGCTTCTACATTTTGATTTTGAATCTTATCTTGTCTTACTTGCCCAAGAAATATATTATAGGCGCCTGAATATAAATCAGAACTGTATTTTTCTATGGATGATCCAATTTGTTTTGAAGAAATAGGACCGTTGATAAAGGTAAAGTTATACCAGTTTTCCATTTATATTATTTGAGTTTTGGTTTGTGATAAGTAATTGTTTAATATTTCAATGCCGGGTTTGAAACTATAAATATCAATATCTGTAAATTTTTGTTTTAAGAGTGTTAGAGCTTTATCACTTCTGACTCCCGATTTGCAGATAAAAATGATTTTATCAAAGGACTTAATTTTATCTAATTGAAGCTCTAAAATACTTAATGGAATTTTGAGCGTATTAGCAACCAATGTCTTTGGTAATTCGTTTTCTTCTCTCACATCAATTAATACAAATCCGTTGTTAGTAATCATATTTATTAATTCATTCGGACTTGTTAGAATTTGCCTTTCTTTAGTACATGGTAAATAATAATTGTGTTTTAGTATTTCATCTTTTTTTAAATATTTAGTATCTTCCTTTTTTTCAGTTGTAAAATAGAAATGTTCTAAAGAAAGTGAATTAATAAATAATATTTTATTGTAACAACATGTTTTAGGGTTAATAAAGTATTTAATAATTTCATTGGCCTGATACAATCCCATTAATCCGGGTAAAGTTGATAGTACGCCAGCCTCTTCACAATTTACACTATTTTTATTTTTGTCTGTTTCTGAAAACACGTCTCGGTAATTTGCCGAGTTTTTCATGTTATCAATTTGAAAATTGTAAACTCCAATTTGTCCCTCAAATTTATGTATGGCAGCCGAAACAAAGGGTTTGTTATACAATGTGCACACATCATTTATTAAATACCGGGTTCCAAAATTATCGGTGCAATCTACAACTAAGTCAAAATCATTGATTATAGTTAACGCTAATTCTGAATTTAGATATTCCGGTACAGTATGAATTTTTATATGCGGATTTAATTTGAGTAATTTCTTTGCGGCTACATTAACTTTTAGCTTGCCCAAATCTTCGTTAGAAAATAATATTTGTCTTTGAAGGTTTGATTCGCTTACCAGGTCTCCATCTATAATGGTTATTGATCCAATACCTGCTGAAGCTATATATTGCAAAACAGGACATCCCAATCCGCCGGCTCCTATTACTAATACCTTAGCGTGTTTAAGTTTAAGTTGTCCGCTTATCCCCATTAC
This window of the Sphingobacteriaceae bacterium genome carries:
- a CDS encoding HesA/MoeB/ThiF family protein — translated: MLSKDEIFRYDRQIKLSVMGISGQLKLKHAKVLVIGAGGLGCPVLQYIASAGIGSITIIDGDLVSESNLQRQILFSNEDLGKLKVNVAAKKLLKLNPHIKIHTVPEYLNSELALTIINDFDLVVDCTDNFGTRYLINDVCTLYNKPFVSAAIHKFEGQIGVYNFQIDNMKNSANYRDVFSETDKNKNSVNCEEAGVLSTLPGLMGLYQANEIIKYFINPKTCCYNKILFINSLSLEHFYFTTEKKEDTKYLKKDEILKHNYYLPCTKERQILTSPNELINMITNNGFVLIDVREENELPKTLVANTLKIPLSILELQLDKIKSFDKIIFICKSGVRSDKALTLLKQKFTDIDIYSFKPGIEILNNYLSQTKTQII
- the mog gene encoding molybdopterin adenylyltransferase translates to MEEIKIGIVTMSDRASAGVYEDLSGKAIIETLSAYIKNSWKKVYRLIPDDQKTIEATLIELADKEKCCLIVTTGGTGPSVRDVTPEATEKVCNKMMPGFGELMRQVSLKYVPTAILSRQTAGIRGNSLIINLPGKPKSIRECLDAVFPAVPYCIDLINGPYISTNDEIIKVFRPKK
- a CDS encoding bifunctional molybdenum cofactor biosynthesis protein MoaC/MoaB — its product is MVDILSKINTQRSAIAQAIVLVSSQKTIDAIVNKQVPKGDVFEMSKTAGLFAVKKTSDVIPDCHPLPIEFTTIKHTVNGLQISILVEVHTIYKTGVEVEAMYGASVVAMTMYDMLKPIDKGITIEKIALIEKSGGKTDFRNDSGKGLNSAIIIVSDSIANGKKEDKGGQIILKAIQKHELNNIAYDIIPDDQILLASKIKEYVNKTDLIIVSGGTGFTKKDKTPETLKELMDSEIPGIMEWARSYGQNRTPYAMFSRGLSGIINQTMILAIPGSTNGAKETIDALFPYVLHGFKMLKHKK
- a CDS encoding molybdenum cofactor biosynthesis protein MoaE, which encodes MENWYNFTFINGPISSKQIGSSIEKYSSDLYSGAYNIFLGQVRQDKIQNQNVEAIHYTSNVEMAKQIFHQIAIDAKKEIGLNHVNILHSLETVKKGEICLMVIVTCQHREDSFKACKYIVERLKKEVPIWGQEIFENKTHTWKVNK
- a CDS encoding DUF4920 domain-containing protein; the protein is MKKIALSIIALATIFTFCTEPKEEAKGKNSTTKDTTLLYFGDTISVEGAVAASELVNQLTGKDSLYIKLTGVIDEVCQKKGCWMTLDIGNGMEMRVSFKDYGFFMPKDASGKTVIIDGYAYNDTIPVEQLRHYAEDAGESKEEIAKIVAPEISISFEANGVIIKK
- a CDS encoding DUF2490 domain-containing protein, giving the protein MSDKLWLQYYGQLKISTKWQAAGDVGLRFNSSGFLRQASLGRIGISYYVNKNLSFTAGAAYFNQNNMERITKEEWRGWQEIQFIQNISKLILSHRARIEQRKFHSLETNICDFNFRYRYRLLFSIPLNHKTITEKTIYSQFGNEIFYSTINKVTFFDQNRILVGIGYKLNKKLVINLNYVLQHDNKFKNKNTIIWLGIVQTFGIK
- a CDS encoding sulfite exporter TauE/SafE family protein, with amino-acid sequence MHEQFHIIAFVLFFTIAALYSSIGHAGASGYLAVMALLSFTPESIKPTSLILNIIVAAIASFKFISAGYFDRKIFFSLIIFSIPASFFGGYLSLSPIYFKLISGIFLIVAAFLLLVKKNIKADEIKEVKSLIMWSALLGSLIGFLSGIIGVGGGIFLTPLLLVLGWTKVKNASGISALFILFNSISGLMGHMSAVKNVDSKIGYWVIAVVIGGFIGSYLGSKRFNNKVILYCLFVILLTAGLKFIFIDTMK